Proteins encoded in a region of the Euleptes europaea isolate rEulEur1 chromosome 3, rEulEur1.hap1, whole genome shotgun sequence genome:
- the LOC130475122 gene encoding P2Y purinoceptor 1-like — MAWHSQSCTTENSSMFKQGKVHGKMANATSDVLFCKPYSTLEWYCYFVIALWLLTLLIGFLGNTLTLLYYAYTMKSWTSSAVFLFNLALCDFTWVLLIPLSVYYHLHKHQNYFNPIFCQFKKIFFDINIYGSIYFLTLISFDRYIGAVHPIRSLKWWNKDKAVFCTIAIWIFIFIESIPDFYYLFVVHKKMGAATRPENTGEPVYFGEPLYFVVPFTISRVLFGFLIPIIIIFTCYAFTLKSLWQMKSCQQRRPRTVKPLMLVSAAMIVFAVAFIPYHVMMMAVLIYRLNYQLNSDNIRLIITVYEFTEIICGISSCLDPVIFMLASKKFQQKFKKIQCPSKHRCHCCQSHRIRDIAVEV, encoded by the exons atggcttgGCATTCACAGTCCTGCACTACAGAGAATTCCAGCATGTTTAAACAAG GCAAAGTCCATGGAAAGATGGCAAATGCTACTTCTGATGTTTTGTTCTGTAAACCTTACAGCACACTAGAGTGGTATTGCTATTTTGTAATTGCACTTTGGCTTCTTACACTGCTAATAGGATTTTTGGGGAATACATTGACACTACTGTATTATGCATACACCATGAAATCATGGACCAGTAGCGCTGTATTTTTGTTCAATCTGGCATTGTGCGACTTCACTTGGGTTCTCTTGATTCCTTTGTCTGTCTACTACCATCTACACAAGCACCAAAACTACTTCAACCCCATAttttgccaatttaaaaaaatattctttgaCATTAACATCTACGGCAGCATTTATTTTCTCACTCTGATCAGCTTTGACCGGTACATAGGAGCTGTTCATCCCATTCGGTCATTAAAATGGTGGAATAAAGACAAGGCTGTATTTTGCACCATTGCTATATGGATCTTCATCTTCATAGAATCGATTCCTGATTTTTACTATCTGTTTGTGGTCCACAAAAAGATGGGTGCTGCTACTAGGCCAGAGAACACTGGAGAACCTGTGTACTTTGGGGAACCTTTATACTTCGTAGTCCCTTTTACAATTTCAAGAGTTTTATTTGGATTCCTTATTCCAATCATAATAATCTTTACATGCTATGCATTCACCCTGAAATCATTATGGCAAATGAAGAGCTGCCAACAGAGAAGACCCCGAACTGTAAAACCCTTGATGTTGGTTTCAGCTGCAATGATCGTTTTTGCCGTGGCATTTATTCCCTACCATGTCATGATGATGGCAGTGCTAATTTACAGACTGAATTACCAACTCAACTCTGACAACATAAGACTGATAATTACAGTTTACGAATTCACAGAAATCATCTGCGGCATTAGTAGCTGCTTAGACCCAGTCATTTTTATGTTAGCAAGTAAGAAATTCcaacaaaagtttaaaaagatACAATGCCCTTCAAAGCATAGGTGCCACTGCTGTCAATCACACAGAATTAGGGATATTGCTGTTGAAGTGTGA